One Styela clava chromosome 4, kaStyClav1.hap1.2, whole genome shotgun sequence genomic window, ACCTAAAATAACATGGAGACATTTAGTGCCGTCAGGTAAATCACTTTTTGAGATATACATTGTGAATGAGACTCGGTGTTTTGAATCGCATAGTAAATTATTCTCAAGTGAGCATCCAATGATGCGCGAAGTTATCCATTTAGTCAACCTTTTctctgtcaagtaccccccgagtcacgaaactaTCAACGCGAACACCctgagtcacgaaacaatcaacgcgaacccccagtaatcagaCATCAAACTAAATTGTGATATATTGGCTAACAATTTGCTGTACAACTGCCAAGCCGTGCATTTCACATTGtcgcgtcacaatcacaacaacgcaaaaTCAGGGAAAATGTACGCTGAGTTTCAATTTGCATTTATTTTCCTCTTGTAGTTACTTTCTTTGTtgaaggatattaaaaaaaagcaacacacgaaaactcgactgtcatccaagtacccctggaaatcttcccAGGTTGAAAACCCCTAATTTAGGGGTTGGAATGTCTTGATAATCAGCAAGCCCATTTTTGTTTGCAGACTTTAGACGATTGCACCATATGGGTTATGTGCACCATAGCTGGTATATTTCTGTATCATGCATTTGTAGCTTGAAGCGCTTATTAGACAATCAAGACTGGGAAACTCTTGTTTTCCGAACCTGCTAGCTGTTATGGTCCAACTTGGCACTTTGACATTTCAGGCAGCTCTTTTGAAATCTCTTGGCTATGAccctagaccagggtggtccaagattggcagctccgcgggccacaaaattacttttgcattgttcgcgggccacaatagtgccaagaactttgctcgttcaacttcgctagttgcctcaacaagccataacactagtcaattcagtgacattagtgatgcaacaatatgtcaaaaaaatttttgtttgatttcatgacgaaacaacacgaaatacGATTTTTTGACtcctctccgaatgtgacgcgggccactgataatgaagcggcgggccactgCCCTAGACAAAGGACCACTATTTTGGGAATAATACAAATCTTTATCCTTATCCTTTATCCATCATAGTTTGACCCAATGTTCTAACCACAAGTCACTTACTCAATTCTATTATTTTAGCGGATGGGAACAGAGGTACCGGGCCACATCTTCCATTGAGTGGGATAACTCGGGAAGGAGCCGGTATCTATGAATGCACGGCTGATAACAAGATTGCTGCTCCTGTAACTCATAGGATCAGAGTCATTGTTAGATGTAAGTACCTATTGTGGATCATTTATCATacatggcgcggcggtgtggctcaacgggctaagtgttaggaatacgctcgccaccgcacctctaattactctgcgtgggttcgcaggttcgaatcccatgcagggatggttatgtgcgagaggattgctggactcctcgccgtcgttgggtggttcacgtaaccgctggtcggttacggcttcctccaccaccaagtccatgctttcaaaaacaaacaatacagtaaaaactaatcccatacccgacttggaatggtaaccggacgagaggccgtggttcgccatatgaataagccgtcttatcggctttcctttcccccgggataaatatgtaaatcctatcctatcctagttTTTAGAATGATCGAAAAGGTTAAATTGGTTCTGATTGCACCAAGATTTTGAGTTGGAGTTCTCTGCCTAACTGGAAAGTTTCACTTTTTTATATTATCCTAAATTATACTTTTGAATATAAAGTACAGGATCTTCATCTGAAAAGTTGCTTTTTTCTTAAGTAGTTGAtcgtttttgaattttcagaTGGAAAAAGAAggctgttacttttatttttctttccAAACTTTGTTCTATGGGCATAATATTCCATCCAAAATTTTTCTGGTTTCTATAATTCACAGCATTCACCATTCAATACGATTTGGATGCTGACATTGTGATGACCGTATTagtcattttatattttgagcTCATTTACTTGAGCATTAGTCTCTTGTGATGGATATTTATTTTCCTATTTATACTGGTAAAGAAGAAAACGGGAAGTAGGCTTAAATATTGTtgattgtttcaataaaaaggCCAAATCAATCTAACGCATATCAGAAAATTAGCGGTGGCAATAacaatttttcattgttattcTGAGGAACACAAAACATGACAAGATGGCATAAAAACTGCATCTGATAAAAGGTTTCAGTAAGATACGGGAATAGCTTCACTAAATAGGGAGAAAGTCAATTACAGCTCCATATATCCCACACTCAAAGCAATTTTCTGTTTGAAGATTTGATAAGAAGCATTTCTCATAGCCGGGATGATCTTACACAACATTATTATTAGTCTAATAGTCACCCAAAGGGTCCAGAAAACTATAACTGTACCGGGAAACCCTGGAATGAGAAATTTTATTGACTTTTCTCACCCCTACAATCTTGTCCTATCCTCGAGTTATTGTATTGCTTATTCTTCCACAGATCCTCCAGAACTAAATATGTATAAAACGGACAACGACGTCTCACAAGCTCTCGGTCAAGAAACGGTTCTGCAATGCACGACATCTGCTGTACCAGTGCCTTCTATAACATGGCATCACTCGGGATATGTGTAAGTACTCCACCTCCCTATCGAGGGGATGAATTTTGAGGGGATTTTTAgtggctcggcagtgtggcgcatcgtgctaagcattaggaatacgctcgccatcgcatctctgattacccttcgtgggatcgcaggtttgaatcccatgcggggatgatcatgtgcgagaggattgctggactcctcgcctccgtagggtggttcacggaACCGCTGgtcagcgattacgtgaaccaccctacactAGTATTGTTTACATTTATAGTGTTATATTATTTCTGTACATAATATTAAACATTCAAACTGTGCAAAATCCACTTTGCGAGTTATGTCCCATTTCACTAGATAaggatattttaaatattgaaaaacaatatacggtatatgctcgttttaccgcccgatcttgataaGGGCCTGTTTGAATAGCCACCTGTGTGAACCgaacttaaaaataaataagggctggtgcttgaatacccgcccaatgtaaaagctgatttctcagtggtagagaacaataggaaataagaagcgcttttgtcacaacacCGTTgaattttactgtattttttgtgtataattttactttaaaaataacaagcgcccgtgcttgaataaagGCCGGTtagaataagggcccggttagcttaattttgttaaaaaaatatgggcccgggctacaaaacgagcaaatacggtagtgaaaaaatattacagttTTTATTTGTAAGGGCTGAATGAAGTGTTGCAAAATATACGCAGGTAGGAATTTCCCAAATAATCTAAGGATCAATCCTGGTTCAAAGTTTGAACAAGAGACATCAAAGCATTACAGTGGCATTCTTACCTTTAACAATCTAACTCAATAACAACAATAATCTAACTGTATAAACTTTTAGATACGAAGGTAAAAGACCAACAAACCGGATTCGTGTTCTGAATATTAAGCAAGGGAACACTGTGACTTCCAAACTTATAATCAAGCAAGTTGCGCTCGATGATTTCGGAAATTTTGTCTGTGTTGCAACAAACAGGATGGGAACTATTAATACCACTGTCGTATTAAAAAGTAGGTACCAGCCAATAATGACCAATGGGTTTCCTGGATTTGTATTTGTAGGATTTTTATATCTGTGCCAGGAGAgaggaagccgataagacagcttcaTCATATTGCACACAATGGCCACTACTAGAGAAATATCACTTTGTATTTGATGTAAttcaggataggataggatttacacatTTAACCCGAGGGAAAGAAAAACCAATAATAtggtttaatcatatggtgaaccacggcctcttgtccggttaccagttcatatCAGATatgattagttagccagttatttgtttcggatgcatggacttgatggtggaggaagccgtaaccaacaaGCGGAATGTGAACCACTATACCATGGTGAGGAATCCAGTAATCCTTTCGCTCATAATTATCCCAACCAGGAGCCCACACAAGATAATTAGAGGTGCGAACTCTAAACTTGGCgcgcggtgtggctcaacgggctaagcgttaggaatacgctcgccaccgcacctctaattactctgtgtgggttcgcagggatgcagggatggttatgtgcgagaggattgctggactcctcgccgccgttgggtggttcacgtaaccgctggtcggttacggcttcctccaccaccaagtccatgcttccgaaaaacaagtaactaactaatcccatacccgacctggaatggtaaccgaacgagaggccgtggttcgccataaggataagccgtcttatcggctttcctctcccccgggataaatatgtaaatcctatcctaactatTAATACTATTCTTTATCATCATATTACATTTATTACACAAGCACGCCTTGTCTGTTATGAGCGCTAATCTATACTTACATTACTTTGAACTTATTGACTATTCCAATATTAGGCCTAAATATTTAAGcactaaaattatttaattaatacAACTATTTTGCTATTTCAGGGGTTATACCAGAGGAAACAAGGCCACCGCCCCATGTTGGtaagttacattttattttggattatgattcatttagtttattattacttaagtatgttgataggtatttgtctgtctgtatgtctgtttgtttgtctgttagatgaacgcgatatatcaagaaggcgaggttgaatctgctccaaattttgcatgtgcattcatcatatctcgaaccagaagcctattgattttgaacgaattatgtcgtataattagcgagttattaattaattagtgatgagacacgcggtatcactatagagtcatgattcgaaaccgcagttttgatcgataagtcttcggtctccgatcgatattctcgttgtttATTTCTCAGTTCAAATCAACCTTTGTTTAACTAAATAAAATGACCACCTCAATTTCAGAAAAATCCCAGCTAAATTCCAAAAGTATTAAATGCCAAAAAAGTGACTCCTTGGCACCGGTAGACTTATTTGGACTTGACTATAACAGACTTGGTTAAAATGATATCTTGGCAGGTCAGAGTTCAAAGGTTAAAGTTCTCTCTTTTTTCACAGTGTTTGCCGGTTTTCAAAACAGAGCAAATGGTCAGAAATCAGACAAAGAAGATGGGGATGGTAATTCAGGGAAATCTTCAATTAAAATTCAAACTTTTACCAAATTATTCGCTATTTTTTCACCACTTTTAGGACTAAAAATTGTTACCATGTTTCATATTTAagcgtatttttaatttttttgttcattatTCGTTTTAAAAcatgatttcaaatttattttggaaagaGAAAAGCTGGTATGTGGGGCTTAATACCAAGACAAACCACGCTCTCTTGTTTGGTTACTAGTCCAGTCAAGGTTATTGTAAGTACAGTACGTTATTGGATCTTTGCGCACATAAAGAATTATCTGCTACAAGAAAACTAACCTCAAACTAAGGTAGGGTAATCAACAGTAGTTTGAATCACACTATTTCATTTTTCCAAGAGGGTTGGGAGAGCCAAGCTAATGGGATGATATATTTATAATACTCACCGTCAAAAACAGTAgattccaaatttgaaaatttcaatttttcaaaattaaatatttgaaccttgggtgtcgctgctagATAACTAGCTTTGGCTCCCCGCGACGTCCCTTCCCCAATAAAACTGTGGAATTATCATTTTCTCGAAATTTGTGTTAGATTTTTTACTgactggaaaaaataaacttgacttcaCTCGTCTGGTTACTAAGTTAGTTTTGGACTTGTGACCCCCAGATCCCCTGTGAAAATATCATAGTTATGCTGTCTAAGAATTAAAGATATCACAGTCGTTTTACTTCAATTGCTCTAGTCATGGTGATGTGATGACCTTTGCCCACGGCCTCCAGAAAATCGCTTCGGGGCCCTCTAGTGGAACCAGTCATCACTGTTTATTTTACCTTCTATTTAGCGTAGTTCATATGATTCTAAATTCAACATGACATTCTGAACTATTTTTCACTGTAAATGTTTTATCATTCAATCGCTATCCtgtttttcattcaatattGCTTCACTATCGTATTTAAGTTAACATGCCCACCTTGCCTCATAAAACTGTATTATGATTATGCTATATTCTTGGCACTATGAAATTGAAACCTAATGCTcccattgaaaatttttaagGAAAATAATCAAATCTTGCTTCATAATATCTAATAATAGTACATTAGTACACTTTACTGAACTTGAAATTcatttaaaactgttttttctCATTATTGCTGTATCATTACTGTATTACAACAAGACCATCATGACCTACGTCATTTCAAATTCAGATTTTCTCTCCTTATTCTAAAAACCttctatattttcaaattgtgcCTTTATTAATAGGCATTGATTTTCCAGCGCAGAGACTATGACCAAGCTGCCATTCATATGTGAGAATCTGCAATTTGTAAAAGAACTGGATCTCTCCGTTTTTATATTGCAAATACAATTTATTAAACAGATTAAAGCTCCATTAACTCTCTATTCTCAGCAAATGGATTACATCTTATAActtttgaaaactaattttacttatttttcattttacattatTGCAGTACCATCACTGTATTGCAGAAAAACCATGACCAAGCAAAGATTTTTTCTATTCATCCTTagtatttttgcatttttcattcaatcttcattaaaatatttgattcctAGCTGTTTTCATGTTTAGcataattcaatttaaaaaacatcaaatattccaaattttcacAATTATGCTCTAGGCAAGGCTCTGCAGAAGCTGTTATTGATGTGAAAAGAATTTCTGAAAGAACCAGAATGTTTCAAATGATGCTACGGTTCATCATCTTTTCCAATATTAGAAATGGAATTCTAGTTGAAACCTCTAAAAAcgatttcaatcatttttttttcatttctcatTTTTGCAGTATCATCACTGTATTACAGCAAAAGCATGACCAAGGTATTTGGAAAATGTCCCAAAATACTTTTCTTTCTATTCATCTGCAACTCTCTCAGACCCATTTACGCATctacaaattcaattttaataaatataaactgATTTTTGGATGGATTTTTTGATGCTCCCGAAGAATTCGTatcaagattgcgcacaacctgaacatagtacgggtactaggttagggttgttcaggttgagcgtcatcttggtgcgaatacttccggagcgccactTTTTTTTTGCGTACAACTCAGTTTCAAACTATCCAATATTCCAATGCCCATTTTTTAGTATTGCAGTATTATCACTGTATTGCAGTAAAACCATGACTATGCCCTTTAAAAAGGTCAAGAGGCTTTTTCCCCCTCATTTTCTTAAACTgttttatatatcaatttttaaaaatatacataagcTTCTGCACGTTTTACTGTTTGACATAACTCGAATTAAAATATACCCGATATTCTTATTTTTTCacttagaacagtggttcctaaactttttgaTATCGTTCGTTACCCCTAAATTGAATTTCCAAAAGCTCAATTACTCCTCACATAAAAAAAACAGTAGTCATATCGTTATCACTTTTTCTTTGATCAACAATGGTGATAATATTAACACTACCTATTGCATATTCTGATTAGAATTTATGATGCTATACTGTAGCCCATTCTCGCCCAAAATCTGTAGCCGAAGGATTGGTATAATGCCCCTACGAAGTGTGTGACTAGAAGACTAGGCTCATTGACTATAGATGCGATTTTCCGCAGACTATTCAAAAGTACGGAGTTACAAAAGAAATTGTTAAACCGTGAGCGTCTGGATTACCCCCTGAAATTGCCAGATTACCCCAATTACTcccagtttggaaaccactgactTAGAACAAGAAGGCATCAGGCATCAGCCTTCGATTTAAAAAGACTATTTACTATGGAAAAACCAGAACTTTCGAAATGATCCTATGGTCTATTATCTTTCTTATTATCAGCAAATGCATTTCATCTAAAAACTTTTAAAAGCTGATTTaagtcgtttttttttcattatcatCACTGCATTACAGCAAAACCATGACTATTGTTAGGTGTAATTTTTTCTCCGTTTACCAGAAgttttctctatttttaaaGATAGTAACTAATAGGTTCTTGTATAAAGCGCCTTGTTGCAGCAGTTGAAAGCGTGAAAAAGCGCtgtgtgaacaaaaaaaattgatttttgctcctttttctgtaatttataattattcaatatttcgaAATTGACTTATCATCAATTTCTGAGTGGCTGCTCGTCTTTAGCCTTGATCTGAGAGAAACCTGTTCTTTTAGACTTTTTCCTATTGAACGCCTATTGAAATATTCTCAATGCTcctaatgaaaattttgaagaaaataatcaaatcttTTCCATAGAATCTAATACTAGTCTATTACCAGTGTACTTCATCCAAAACGGATTTTTCTGATTTCTCAGTATCATTACTGCATTGCATCAAAACCATGACTAACGTAATttcaaattcagatttttttcctttttaaaaaatcttatatatttccaaattgAATCTTTATCAATATGTATTGATTTaccggtgctcccgaagtatgtgtaccaagatggcgcacagcctgaacatagtatatgtaccaggttagggttcaggttgtgcgtcatcttggtgcgaatACTTCCCGAGCGCCGATTTCCCAATATATTGCTCTTCCCTATATATACCTTGATGCTTATTCAGAACCCTGCGCAGGGTAAACTATTACTGAATCCCAAATATATCATTTCGCAACTATCACTGCCGTGTAATTGATAATCTTTACATTCTTTATTCTAAGATTCGCAGTCCCATACATTCCAGTTCCAAATGcagttttttaaatttcatatttttaaatttcttgtgAGTCATTTTCATGCATCTACTCCCAAATTTACTACGTTAAAATTTCAAGatacattttacaaaaaaaatctttttaaataaTGGTTTCCTAAAATAGTTAAAACTATTCTATTAGTACTGTTCCCATATTTAGTTGAGAGATCAGGACTTTGCTTCGATCAAActgtattgaaaaataaacttttttttttttctttttttttctttatttgcaGATTTTAGAGTAGCAAATACTGTTTTAAATTACTGTTGTATTGCAgttaattttactattttttgattatttgtGTCATTTCCACTGTAATTATTTATTACGTCGCTATCTTTATTTCGTCATAATGTCAACATTGTATATTCTATCCATTGTGTCataattgtttaaaaaatgaaaacgaaTCATGCTCGTCTGTGGATTTAAGCGTCAGAGACATGGAAATACGAAATTCCACGCTGTCATCAGGTTAGGCTAATTCACCACTTCTGTTAATGTTAGAAAAAGATGGGGCAACAATTTAACCTAATATAGAAATGGGGGATTGAAAGGATAGTACCGAAAGCCGACtcatttcattgaaaaaatgggtgtttctgaagtatgcgcaccaagatgtcgcataacctgacccctgacctggtacacaacctgagttcaggttgtgcgccatcttggtgcgcatacttcaggaggttcaAAAAATGCATCGGCTGTTGCTTTCAGAAAATGGACATCGCGataaaataagattttcatatttatcccgggagagagtAACGTCTCTAGTAActgatttttttctatttgttgaACCGGCAAAACAGCTCCTGACCAGCTGACTTCCACTCAGAACAAGGCCCTGCCCTCGGGTTCGGCATTCCATACGCCTACGTTTTCCAACCGGGAATTCTGTACTTGCTGTAGCACAGGATGTttataaagtctctttacaatttcatttttgttatgaagtcagtactcaatatatcttaaccacgtttgttgtttttttaatcagtaattgtttaattaagtAATTTTAGTTCATTCAATACATTTAAAAGAACTAAAatctatgagcagggggtatattcacttggctaaaacagacagtctccgaactcgtaatagaactaaaataaggaaacaatatttttgcatattgAGGGGGGAGATCAGGAATCAGGAAAAAGAGGGGGAAGGGCTATATTGAAAAAAGCTGGAAACCATTGCTCTGACCACTAAGCCCCGGAAAAAGCACAATtcgatttatattcaaatacttTTATTACTTATTCTTGTTTGCTTAAATTAATTTcaagaaattaaattttcttcGTCAAATTGTATGACTTGCTTCTGTAAACTTCTGAACGGCTTAGAGAGTGCACTAAaaaaagagaaattattgaatatATGGCACGACAGAATGACTGATATGGTCATGGTGGGGTTAGAATAATTCGAACTAACCACTGAAGTATTTAATTGAATCTAATAAAAGATTATTAGATGTACAGGGTATCCATAAAGttcttttacaattttaattttgttcaaatcaGTTCTCACTATATCTTGACTTAAGGTTTGCTGTTTTTACTTTATTCAATTGACCACACGACAAATTTCCTTCAACATAAGTAAGTAATGTCTGTCTTGCgccacgataacgataacattatttttttgtacCATCACAGTATTGTGGTTCATGTGAaagttattatatatacattcatTGGCGGCGAGatgctaaaaaaaaaaaattagtgaaTCCGCGAAAcacattttttaattgaaaagcaGCAATATAAGATACTGAAAATAAAGCCAAAAACAATATGAGTTTTGTTATAGGAGACTCGCGATAAATTAAAAACGCTACGTTAGGCTTTGTAAATCGCAAATTTTCGTTCGTTGAAAACGAAACAAAGTCCATTGTACGCGGGATTTACCTTTTATTCATTCCCTAAATTACCGATTCTATAAATTTTACTCAGTGAGATTTTATAGCAGACCTCTTTAACGGTCATATCTATGAAAAAGCACTTGCAGAAGCCGTTCCGCGGGGACttcaaggcgatgaatatttaCCTTTGATTCATTAGTGACCTCCATAAACTatccagggctactcaactattttcaccaaaggttcGTTtagaaaactttaaaattactggggtccggacaatgcagaatatttttttttattaaataaccGAAACGTCAAATGATGGCCTGCAAACAAAGACACAAATGTCGCATATTggtaccagtacgacaaactgtatagCTGTGTATATCAATTGTAcaaaatcatctaaaactaAAACGATGCTTATGCCGCCAAACTAAACAAACATACGCGGTCCAAATTAAATGGTCGAAAGGTCCGAATTCgtaccgcggtccgccagttgagtagccctgaacCATACTACTGTTAAACGatggactcgggttgggaagcACTGTTATAG contains:
- the LOC120327165 gene encoding limbic system-associated membrane protein-like; amino-acid sequence: MKSLEHILILVFAIFISEISAAKFVKSPTEITAIEGGMVMLRCRFTDGNSRLRRTWTNGTSVIYADATKYSFDPRITLDVNNAQEYSVQLNRITAYDEGKYTCTLYHGREMEMSINLKVNVPARFTSQVSQDLILDEGGKGALTCMATGKPEPKITWRHLVPSADGNRGTGPHLPLSGITREGAGIYECTADNKIAAPVTHRIRVIVRYPPELNMYKTDNDVSQALGQETVLQCTTSAVPVPSITWHHSGYVYEGKRPTNRIRVLNIKQGNTVTSKLIIKQVALDDFGNFVCVATNRMGTINTTVVLKRVIPEETRPPPHVVFAGFQNRANGQKSDKEDGDGNSGKSSIKIQTFTKLFAIFSPLLGLKIVTMFHI